From the Niveibacterium microcysteis genome, the window GTCGTGGTCATCAGCTGCCCGCCTTGGGCGAGGCCGGTGATCAGCACCGGCTTGAGGTTGGCGCGCGCGGCATAAACGGCGGCGGTATAGCCAGCCGGGCCCGAGCCCAGGATGATCAGGCTGGTGTGGCGAGTGGTCGTGCTCATTGCGTTATCTCCCTGTCCGATAGCGAAAAATTATAGCCGAGCGGGTGACTCTCGGCCCCGTGGTCCGGTTGGCATATTCCTTGTGCCATAATCCGCGGGCTAAACGCTGCTGCCGTGTGCCCCGCGCGGCAGAGACGCTACACGCGCAAGCTTCGCGATCCGGAGAACGTCATGAGCACAAGCACTCCCGTTTCTGTCACCGCCCTGAAGACGTTTCCGATCTTTCAGGGTTTGTCCGACGAAAAGCTGCAGCCGATTGCCCGCTGCGCGATCATGCGCCGCGCGCCGCGCGGCTCCAGCGTGGTGAGCGCGGGCGACCGAACCGATTACGTGTACTTTGTACTCACCGGCAGCCTGAAAGTTCTCGTCAGCGACGAGGATGGCCGCGAAGTGATCCTCACCATGATCGGCCAGGGCGAGTTGTTCGGCGAGATGGGCGTCGTGGACGAAGAGCCGCGTTCGGCGACTGTTGTTGCGGTCACGCCGGCCGATCTCGTCACGATTTCCAAGACCGACTTCCGCCGCATCCTGCAAGAGAACTTCGAAGTTGCGCTGCATCTGATGCGTAACCTGGCGCGCCGTCTGCGCGTGGCTGATCGCAAGATCGAGAGCCTTGCGCTGATGGACGTCTATGGCCGCGTTGCGCGTTTGCTGCTCGACATGGCGGCCGAGGATGGCAGCGGCCGCGTGGTGAAGCGCAAGATCTCGAAGCAGGACATCGCAAAGATGATCGGCGCCTCGCGCGAGATGGTCAGCCGCGTGATGAAGGACCTGCAGGTGCAAGGGCTGATCAAGGAAACCGACGACGGCATCGTGCTCTGCGACAGCATTGACGACCTGTAAGGTCTCCCGGCGCCGTGGCTGGCGCTGCGCACAATCCTAAAACTCCCGTAGCGGTTTCAGATGCTGTTTTCCGGTTCGATGCGCGCCCCGTCCCAACCCCTGCCTGAGCGTATGGCGGGCTTGGTGCGCGAGGCGCGCTGGCTCTTGTTCGGCGTGCTGGGCTTCTACCTGGCCCTGATCCTGTATGGCTATCAGAAGTCCGACCCGGGCTGGTCCCATGCCGTCAGGGTCGACAAGGTGCTGAATCCGGGCGGTCGATTCGGCGCGTGGTTCTCCGACCTCCTGCTCTCGGTGTTTGGCGTTTCAGCCTGGTGGTGGGTTGCGCTGCTCGTATGGGGCATCGTCGCGGGTTTGCGCCGTTGGCGGCAGGAGCTTGCGGGCAGCAAACGCTCGACCTTCCTTGTTGTTGCCGGATTTATCGTCGTACTGCTGGCAAGCGCAGCCATCGAGGCTGTCCGCTTCTACGCCCACACCTGGGCGCTGCCGGGCGAACCGGGTGGCGTGTTGGGCATCGAACTCGGCCGGATCGTCACGAACTACCTGGGTTTCACTGGCGGCACGCTGGTGCTTCTGGCGCTCTGGGCTGCAGGAACAAGCTTGTTCTTCGGGTTCTCATGGATGAATGCGCTTGAGCGCATTGGTTATTGGGTCGAGAACGGTGGCGCTGAATTGCGTGCGCGAATTCAGGCGTGGCAGGACCGCAAGGTTGGCCAGCAGGTCGCCGAAAAGCGCGAAGAGAAGGTCAAACGCGAGCGCAAGAAGCGTGAAGAGGCCCCGCCGCCTCAGATCCGTATCGAACCGGCCGTGGTTGAAGTGGTGCGCTCCGAGCGGGTGGAGAAGGAGCGCCAGCAGGTGCTCTTCGCCGACGCAGCCAGCGGCGGTTTGCCGGCGCTCTCGCTGCTCGATCCAGCGTCGAATGATGTGGAGCCGCCGTCTGTCGAGGCGCTCGAATACACATCAAGGCTCATCGAGCGGAAGCTGGCGGATTTTGGGGTCGAGGTAAAGATCCTGGCCGCTTACCCAGGCCCGGTGATCACCCGATACGAGATCGAGCCCGCGGTGGGCGTGAAGGGGAGCCAGATTGTCAATCTGGTGAAGGACTTGGCGCGTGCGCTGTCGGTAATGAGCATTCGCGTCGTCGAAACGATTCCCGGCAAGAGTTGCATGGGTCTGGAGTTGCCGAACCCGAAGCGGCAGACTGTTCGCTTGTCCGAAATCCTTGGCTCGGCGGCGTATCACAACATGCATTCGGCGCTGACCGTGGGCTTGGGCAAGGACATCGGTGGCAACCCGGTGGTGGCGGATCTCGGAAAGATGCCGCACTTGCTGGTGGCGGGTACGACCGGCTCCGGCAAGTCCGTCGGCGTGAATGCGATGATCCTGTCGCTGCTCTACAAGTCCGAGCCCGACAAGGTCCGCCTGATCATGGTCGACCCGAAAATGCTGGAACTCTCGATCTACGAGGGTATCCCGCATCTGCTCGCGCCAGTCGTGACCGATATGCGCCACGCCGCGCATGCGCTGAACTGGTGCGTGGGCGAGATGGAGCGACGCTACAAGCTGATGGCCGCACTGGGCGTGCGCAACCTTGCCGGGTTCAATAAGCAGATTACCGACGCGCAGAAGGCGGGCAAGCCGTTGACCAACCCGTTCTCGATCACACCGGAAAGCCCGGAGCCGCTGTCTACGATGCCGGCCATCGTGGTGGTGATCGACGAGCTGGCCGACCTGATGATGGTGGTCGGCAAGAAGATCGAAGAGTTGATCGCCCGTCTAGCACAGAAGGCCCGTGCGGCGGGGATTCACCTAATTCTGGCAACGCAGCGCCCGTCGGTGGATGTGATCACTGGCCTGATCAAGGCCAACATTCCGACGCGGATTGCGTTCCAGGTATCGAGCAAGATCGACTCACGCACGATTCTCGATCAGATGGGCGCCGAGGCGCTGCTGGGCATGGGCGACATGCTGTACCTCGCGCCGGGTACCGGATTCCCGACCCGTGTGCATGGCGCCTACGTGGCGGATGACGAGGTGCACAAGGTTGTCGAGTACCTGAAGCAAACCGGTGAGCCCGACTACATCGAAGGTATTCTGACCGGGGCCGATGAGAGCGGCGGTGACCTGATGGGCGAGGGCGGTGGTGAAGCGGACGCCGAAGCCGACCCGATGTATGACCAAGCTGTGGACGTGGTGCTCAAGACGCGGCGCCCGTCGATTTCGCTGGTGCAGCGTCATCTGCGTATCGGCTATAACCGCGCGGCACGCCTCATCGAGCAGATGGAGAAGGCGGGCCTGGTGTCGCCGATGGGGCCCAGTGGCGGCCGCGAGGTGATTGCCCCCAACCAGCAGCGGGAAGAGTAGGCGGCCTAAGCCGCGCAGAGAGCTGCGCCTGCCGTTCGCGGTGCATGAGAGGATTACTGGATGCGTTATTTCAAAGTCGCCGCGCTGGTCGCGGCGTTTGCCTTTTCCGGGTCGTCGAACGCTGGCGGCCTTGATGACCTCAAGCAGTTCCTGACACAGACAAAGGCGGCGAAGTCGCGTTTCTCGCAGACGGTGGTCGGCCGCAATGGCAAGACCACTCAGAAAGCGTCAGGCACTTTCGTGTTCCAGCGGCCGGGCAAGTTTCGCTTCGTGTACGAGCAGCCCTACGCTCAGATCATCGTCGGTGACGGCCAGAAGCTTTGGACCTGGGACAAGGATCTGAATCAGGTCACGGTCAAGCCCGTGACGCAGGCGCTCGGTGCAACCCCCGCAGCCTTGCTGACGGGCGACGGTCAGCTTGAGCGCAACTTCGTGCTGAAGGACGCGGGTCAGTCGGACGGCATGGCCTGGGTGGAAGCCACGCCAAAACAACAGGATGCGGGTTTTGATCGTGTGCGCATCGGTTTCGTGGGCGGGCAGCTGCGTGGCATGGAAGTGCGCGACAACTTTGGCCAGACCACGCTGATCCAGTTTTCGAGTTTTGAGACCAACCCCTCGCTTGATGCCGCGGAATTCCGCTTCACGCCGCCCAAGGGGGCGGATGTGGTCGGTGAGTGAGCCGATGACCGGCACCGCGCTGCGCTGCTGCGACCGGAGCGCGCAGGTACGTCGCCGCGCCTCGATGACGGGTGCGACGCGCCTGTCCGCTGCGCGAAAGAATTGGGCAAAGCATGACGGCTGACCTTTTCTCGACGCCCAGCGAGAACAATGCGCCGCTCGCCGAGCGCCTTCGCCCGAAGACGCTGGACGACGTGGTCGGGCAGCGTCACCTGCTGGGGCCGGGCAAGCCGCTGCGGCTTGCAGTTGAGGCGGGGCGCCCGCATTCGATGATCCTCTGGGGGCCTCCCGGCGTTGGCAAGACCACGTTGGCCCGCCTGATGGCGACGCATTTCGACGCCGAATTCATCGCGCTGTCGGCCGTGTTCTCCGGCGTGAAGGAGATCCGTGAAGCGGTTCAGCGCGCCGAGATCCATCGCGCACAGGGCCGCCGCACGATTCTGTTCGTCGATGAAGTGCATCGCTTCAACAAGGCGCAGCAGGACGCGTTCCTGCCCTTTGTAGAGTCAGGGCTCTTCACCTTCATTGGCGCGACGACCGAGAATCCGTCGTTCGAGGTGAATTCCGCGCTGCTCTCGCGGGCTGCGGTGTATGTGCTGGAGAGCATCAAGCCAGAAGACATGCAGGCGCTCTTCGTGCGCGCACAGCGTGATGCGTTTGCGGATCTGTCGTTCGACGCCGAGGCGCTTGAGCGTCTCGTCGGCTGGGCTGATGGCGATGCGCGTCGCTTTCTGAATGTGCTGGAAACGCTGCGCACCGCGGCCGAGGCGAGCGGCCTGACTGACGTCACCGCCGAATTCGTGCAGAACACGCTCGCGCAGAACCTGCGGCGTTTCGACAAGGGCGGCGATGCGTTCTACGACCAGATCTCGGCCCTGCACAAATCGGTGCGTGGTTCGAATCCGGATGCAGCGCTCTACTGGCTGGTGCGCATGCTCGATGGTGGCGCCGACCCGCTCTACTTGGGGCGCCGCGTCGTACGCATGGCCGTTGAGGACATCGGCCTCGCTGATCCGCGCGCGCTGACAATGAGCCTTGAGGCGTGTCAGACCTTCGAACGGCTGGGTTCCCCCGAGGGTGAGCTAGCCCTGGCTCAGGCCGTGATCTACCTTGCCTGTGCAGCGAAATCCAATGCGGTTTACATGGCCTACAAGGCGGCGCGCAAGTTTGTCAGTGAAGACATTAGCCGACCAGTGCCGGTGCACCTGCGCAACGCGCCGACCAAGCTGATGAAGGAGTTGGGCTACGGCAAGGCCTATCGCTATGCTCATGATGAGCCAGAAGCCTACGCCGCGGGCGAAGACTACTTGCCCGAAGGGATGGCCGCGGTCAGTTGGTACGACCCAACTGACCGCGGGTTGGAGGCGAAGATCGCCCAGAAGCTCGCATACCTGAAGGGGTTAGACCGCAACGCACGAGAGGCGGAGGGTCAATGAGCGAGCGGGTGCGCGGCTTTAAACCGCGCATACACGTGTAAAACGTGTTCGGCTTTAGCAACCTGGCCGCCGGTTCGTGCCTGCTCGATCATGTCTTCCATCACGTGATCAA encodes:
- a CDS encoding Crp/Fnr family transcriptional regulator, translating into MSTSTPVSVTALKTFPIFQGLSDEKLQPIARCAIMRRAPRGSSVVSAGDRTDYVYFVLTGSLKVLVSDEDGREVILTMIGQGELFGEMGVVDEEPRSATVVAVTPADLVTISKTDFRRILQENFEVALHLMRNLARRLRVADRKIESLALMDVYGRVARLLLDMAAEDGSGRVVKRKISKQDIAKMIGASREMVSRVMKDLQVQGLIKETDDGIVLCDSIDDL
- a CDS encoding DNA translocase FtsK yields the protein MLFSGSMRAPSQPLPERMAGLVREARWLLFGVLGFYLALILYGYQKSDPGWSHAVRVDKVLNPGGRFGAWFSDLLLSVFGVSAWWWVALLVWGIVAGLRRWRQELAGSKRSTFLVVAGFIVVLLASAAIEAVRFYAHTWALPGEPGGVLGIELGRIVTNYLGFTGGTLVLLALWAAGTSLFFGFSWMNALERIGYWVENGGAELRARIQAWQDRKVGQQVAEKREEKVKRERKKREEAPPPQIRIEPAVVEVVRSERVEKERQQVLFADAASGGLPALSLLDPASNDVEPPSVEALEYTSRLIERKLADFGVEVKILAAYPGPVITRYEIEPAVGVKGSQIVNLVKDLARALSVMSIRVVETIPGKSCMGLELPNPKRQTVRLSEILGSAAYHNMHSALTVGLGKDIGGNPVVADLGKMPHLLVAGTTGSGKSVGVNAMILSLLYKSEPDKVRLIMVDPKMLELSIYEGIPHLLAPVVTDMRHAAHALNWCVGEMERRYKLMAALGVRNLAGFNKQITDAQKAGKPLTNPFSITPESPEPLSTMPAIVVVIDELADLMMVVGKKIEELIARLAQKARAAGIHLILATQRPSVDVITGLIKANIPTRIAFQVSSKIDSRTILDQMGAEALLGMGDMLYLAPGTGFPTRVHGAYVADDEVHKVVEYLKQTGEPDYIEGILTGADESGGDLMGEGGGEADAEADPMYDQAVDVVLKTRRPSISLVQRHLRIGYNRAARLIEQMEKAGLVSPMGPSGGREVIAPNQQREE
- the lolA gene encoding outer membrane lipoprotein chaperone LolA; protein product: MRYFKVAALVAAFAFSGSSNAGGLDDLKQFLTQTKAAKSRFSQTVVGRNGKTTQKASGTFVFQRPGKFRFVYEQPYAQIIVGDGQKLWTWDKDLNQVTVKPVTQALGATPAALLTGDGQLERNFVLKDAGQSDGMAWVEATPKQQDAGFDRVRIGFVGGQLRGMEVRDNFGQTTLIQFSSFETNPSLDAAEFRFTPPKGADVVGE
- a CDS encoding replication-associated recombination protein A, whose translation is MTADLFSTPSENNAPLAERLRPKTLDDVVGQRHLLGPGKPLRLAVEAGRPHSMILWGPPGVGKTTLARLMATHFDAEFIALSAVFSGVKEIREAVQRAEIHRAQGRRTILFVDEVHRFNKAQQDAFLPFVESGLFTFIGATTENPSFEVNSALLSRAAVYVLESIKPEDMQALFVRAQRDAFADLSFDAEALERLVGWADGDARRFLNVLETLRTAAEASGLTDVTAEFVQNTLAQNLRRFDKGGDAFYDQISALHKSVRGSNPDAALYWLVRMLDGGADPLYLGRRVVRMAVEDIGLADPRALTMSLEACQTFERLGSPEGELALAQAVIYLACAAKSNAVYMAYKAARKFVSEDISRPVPVHLRNAPTKLMKELGYGKAYRYAHDEPEAYAAGEDYLPEGMAAVSWYDPTDRGLEAKIAQKLAYLKGLDRNAREAEGQ